Proteins co-encoded in one Thermodesulfobacteriota bacterium genomic window:
- a CDS encoding glycosyltransferase family 2 protein, with the protein MSSPLISIVIANWNGMKFLDACLGSIYSRDLSSVEVILVDNGSTDGSVDFVRERFSRTVVLENTENLGFAAGNNMGISLAKGKYVLVLNNDTKLSNGFLEKLALAAETSESNVGMWAPKILSLESPDVIDSVGGLVLYPDGIARGRGRLEKDLGQFDGLTEIFFPSACAALYKKEMLDDIGLFDEEFFAYCEDTDLGLRARLAGWKALSVPDAVLYHYYSGTGGRYTPLKAYLVERNRLWVALKNFPSSYLLLTPFYTLWRYIVQIYGIVAGKGTGGKFTEESSALKLVPIVLKAYFDCMKKVPAMVTKRRTVQKNRAVPAGEVGVWFRKYGLSAAELTLKD; encoded by the coding sequence GTGTCTTCTCCGCTCATATCCATAGTCATAGCCAACTGGAACGGCATGAAGTTCCTCGACGCGTGTCTCGGCTCCATCTATAGCCGGGACCTCTCCTCCGTGGAAGTGATACTCGTAGATAACGGCTCAACGGACGGCTCCGTAGACTTTGTCAGGGAAAGGTTTTCCCGAACCGTGGTGCTGGAAAACACCGAAAACCTCGGCTTTGCCGCGGGCAACAACATGGGAATATCGCTTGCGAAAGGAAAGTACGTCCTCGTGCTCAATAACGACACGAAGCTTTCGAATGGTTTCCTGGAAAAACTCGCTCTCGCCGCTGAAACCTCGGAAAGTAACGTAGGGATGTGGGCCCCGAAAATACTGTCCCTCGAAAGTCCGGACGTGATAGATTCCGTGGGCGGACTCGTCCTGTACCCGGATGGGATTGCACGGGGCAGGGGGAGGCTGGAGAAAGACCTGGGACAGTTCGACGGCCTTACCGAGATCTTTTTCCCAAGCGCCTGTGCGGCGCTTTACAAAAAAGAGATGCTCGACGATATAGGCCTTTTCGACGAGGAGTTCTTTGCCTACTGTGAGGATACCGACCTGGGGCTCAGGGCAAGACTTGCCGGATGGAAGGCGCTGTCCGTACCCGATGCCGTACTATACCATTACTACTCCGGCACGGGAGGCAGGTACACCCCGCTAAAGGCATACCTTGTCGAGAGGAACCGCCTCTGGGTGGCATTGAAGAACTTTCCTTCCTCCTACCTTTTGCTCACCCCTTTTTATACACTCTGGCGTTATATCGTCCAGATCTATGGTATAGTCGCTGGAAAAGGGACGGGGGGGAAGTTCACCGAGGAGTCCTCGGCCCTGAAACTCGTGCCTATCGTCTTGAAGGCATACTTCGATTGCATGAAAAAAGTCCCGGCCATGGTGACTAAAAGGCGGACGGTTCAAAAAAACCGCGCCGTACCGGCCGGTGAGGTCGGAGTCTGGTTTCGTAAGTACGGACTAAGCGCTGCGGAACTGACACTTAAGGACTGA
- a CDS encoding PAS domain-containing protein, whose product MEPKKERLKRIMTAGTAVVYSCKIEGEKFLPTFASENFKELWGYEPEEIIGNPEWWVSNLHPDERESVLAGVGSILKTGCHTHEYRFRHKDGNYRWVYDRLRLVRDESDRPVEIVGSWLDITEFKGEGGASSG is encoded by the coding sequence ATGGAACCGAAAAAAGAACGGCTGAAACGTATCATGACCGCTGGTACGGCCGTGGTCTACAGTTGCAAGATAGAAGGGGAGAAGTTTTTACCCACCTTTGCCAGCGAAAATTTCAAGGAGTTGTGGGGCTACGAGCCCGAGGAGATCATAGGCAACCCGGAGTGGTGGGTGTCCAATCTCCACCCGGACGAGCGGGAGAGTGTGCTGGCGGGAGTCGGTTCAATATTAAAGACCGGCTGCCATACCCACGAGTACCGCTTCCGCCACAAGGACGGCAACTACCGCTGGGTATACGACAGGCTCAGGCTCGTTCGCGACGAGAGCGACAGACCCGTGGAGATCGTCGGCTCGTGGCTGGACATAACGGAGTTCAAGGGGGAGGGGGGGGCAAGTAGCGGCTAA
- a CDS encoding glutaredoxin, whose translation MSIRLYQLEGCPYCKKVMELLDAKGLAYEKIDVPPEREKREELFELSGQRLVPVLIDQEEEGGEGIERIISDSEEILAYLNERY comes from the coding sequence ATGTCCATAAGGCTATACCAACTCGAAGGCTGCCCGTACTGCAAAAAGGTGATGGAGCTTCTCGATGCAAAGGGGCTCGCGTACGAAAAGATCGACGTCCCCCCCGAGAGGGAGAAGAGGGAGGAGCTCTTCGAGCTCTCGGGCCAGCGCCTTGTCCCGGTCCTCATCGATCAAGAGGAGGAGGGAGGTGAGGGGATAGAAAGAATAATCAGCGACTCCGAGGAGATCCTCGCCTACCTGAACGAAAGATACTAA
- a CDS encoding 16S rRNA (uracil(1498)-N(3))-methyltransferase: protein MRRFFVQEIDADSTRAEIGGDEFHHLKDVLRLAPGAEVALFNGKGVELAGIVETVGKGSAVVKVSGRKECPSESPVAITLLQGFIKGDRPELIVQKATELGVREILFYTAPRTVPKLAGERLEKRLLRLKRVALEAVKQCGRGVVPVVGIKGFQEAVTGAAGGLKVMLHNKGKVNDIKEVLGGYKGGGVILLVGPEGGLTEDEAAGAVEVGFIPACFGPRTLRAETAAIAALSVVQYELGDMGQRR from the coding sequence GTGAGGAGATTTTTCGTTCAGGAGATAGATGCGGACTCGACGCGTGCCGAGATAGGCGGGGACGAGTTCCATCACCTTAAGGACGTCTTGAGGCTCGCCCCCGGCGCGGAGGTCGCCCTCTTTAACGGAAAAGGGGTTGAGCTCGCCGGTATCGTGGAGACGGTGGGCAAGGGCTCGGCCGTGGTGAAGGTGTCGGGCAGGAAGGAATGCCCGTCAGAAAGCCCCGTAGCGATTACGCTGCTTCAGGGTTTTATAAAGGGGGACAGGCCGGAGCTTATCGTGCAGAAGGCAACCGAACTCGGCGTCAGGGAGATACTCTTCTATACGGCGCCCCGTACGGTCCCGAAACTTGCCGGCGAGAGGTTGGAGAAGAGACTTTTGCGGCTTAAGAGGGTCGCCCTGGAGGCGGTCAAGCAGTGCGGGAGGGGTGTGGTGCCTGTGGTCGGCATAAAGGGTTTTCAGGAGGCCGTAACCGGGGCGGCCGGCGGCCTGAAGGTTATGCTTCATAATAAGGGGAAGGTGAACGATATAAAAGAGGTGCTGGGCGGCTATAAGGGAGGAGGAGTTATCTTGCTGGTCGGCCCCGAGGGCGGGCTTACTGAAGACGAGGCCGCCGGAGCGGTGGAAGTGGGCTTTATTCCCGCGTGCTTCGGTCCGAGGACCTTAAGGGCCGAGACCGCCGCAATCGCGGCATTGTCGGTCGTACAGTACGAACTCGGGGATATGGGGCAACGCCGGTAG
- a CDS encoding mannose-1-phosphate guanylyltransferase/mannose-6-phosphate isomerase: MSGNGNKLYAVILAGGIGSRFWPLSRESTPKQILTVTGEESLLVATIKRLSPLVPPGRVSIVTNKKQAGIIRLHLARGSGALSTNYIVEPFGRNTAPAIGLAAIELLKKDPEALMAVLPADHMIRPAAAFRKALKAAAAEARKGHLVTFGIKPASPETGYGYIKAAPGRAGKTDGQSVRRVARFVEKPDLKRARQYLKDGGYFWNSGIFVWKARRILEEIKTHLPGIYKNLVKIGEGGNIKKAYGAMESVSIDHGVLEKAGEKDVVVIEAAFEWSDVGSWNSLPDVLKADKDGNIIQGRAVDIGSKDSIILGCDRVVATVGLENMVVVDTPDATLVCPRDKAQEVKDVVGILRKKNFVEHETHVTVERPWGSYTVLEAGEGYKVKRITVLPARRLSLQAHRRRSEHWVVISGRARVRSGGQRGGKVVEIKTNESTYIPKGVTHRLENPSKKVPLEIIEVQNGKYLEEDDIVRFDDDYERG; this comes from the coding sequence ATGTCCGGAAATGGAAATAAGTTATACGCGGTCATACTGGCAGGCGGCATAGGGAGCCGCTTCTGGCCGCTATCGAGGGAGTCCACGCCCAAGCAGATACTGACCGTTACCGGAGAGGAGAGCCTTCTTGTCGCCACCATAAAGAGGCTCTCCCCGCTGGTGCCGCCGGGAAGGGTCTCCATAGTAACGAACAAGAAGCAGGCCGGGATTATAAGGCTCCACCTCGCTCGCGGGAGCGGTGCCCTGTCCACGAACTATATAGTAGAGCCCTTCGGCAGGAACACGGCCCCGGCCATAGGGCTTGCCGCAATCGAGCTCTTAAAAAAGGACCCCGAGGCGCTTATGGCGGTCCTTCCGGCGGACCACATGATACGCCCCGCCGCCGCGTTCAGAAAGGCGCTCAAGGCCGCGGCCGCGGAGGCCCGGAAGGGCCACCTCGTAACCTTCGGCATAAAGCCTGCTTCACCGGAGACCGGATACGGCTACATAAAGGCCGCACCGGGCCGGGCCGGGAAGACGGACGGCCAGAGCGTAAGGAGGGTAGCGAGGTTCGTCGAAAAACCGGACCTCAAGAGGGCGAGGCAATACCTGAAAGACGGCGGATACTTCTGGAACAGCGGCATCTTCGTCTGGAAGGCAAGGAGAATTCTCGAAGAGATAAAAACCCACCTGCCCGGCATATACAAAAATCTCGTTAAGATAGGGGAGGGGGGGAACATAAAGAAGGCCTACGGCGCGATGGAGTCCGTATCCATAGACCACGGCGTACTTGAAAAGGCGGGGGAAAAGGACGTCGTGGTAATCGAGGCGGCCTTCGAATGGTCGGACGTTGGGAGTTGGAACTCGCTGCCCGACGTTCTTAAGGCCGACAAGGACGGCAACATAATACAGGGCCGGGCCGTGGACATAGGGAGCAAGGACTCGATAATCCTCGGCTGCGACAGGGTGGTGGCCACCGTCGGCCTTGAAAATATGGTCGTCGTCGACACGCCCGACGCCACGCTCGTATGCCCCAGGGACAAGGCCCAGGAGGTAAAAGACGTCGTAGGGATACTACGGAAGAAAAACTTTGTTGAGCACGAGACACACGTGACGGTAGAGAGGCCGTGGGGCTCCTATACGGTCCTCGAGGCCGGAGAGGGCTACAAGGTAAAAAGGATAACGGTCCTCCCCGCTCGCCGCCTGAGTCTCCAGGCACACAGAAGGCGCAGCGAGCACTGGGTGGTCATCTCCGGCAGGGCCAGGGTCAGGAGCGGCGGCCAAAGAGGCGGAAAGGTCGTCGAGATCAAGACCAACGAGAGTACCTATATCCCGAAGGGTGTAACGCACCGCCTCGAAAACCCATCGAAGAAAGTGCCGCTCGAAATCATAGAGGTCCAGAACGGAAAGTACCTGGAAGAGGACGATATAGTCAGGTTCGACGACGACTACGAGAGAGGTTAG
- a CDS encoding FecR family protein, translating to MLNCLSRIGAVSLPAALLGVFFHFHLHASHASAEAGPKEKNIGWVIGVKGTAAISHTGDNKEEAVRSGTELYPGDRLETGLGSTVTVQFNDDSVLTLAAGTRVEVTDWVYSEANSENRSTFKLLDGHVRGLLNDLFGKDSEMSVRTPTSVVVVRGSDLSVWIEDGETVVAVSEGDGYIRHRGGKFPGIARIKAGYMARVRSGAPIEEPVLIPPDVKKRVTKLRVKRNERLVKKFLEKREQKLYREREKIRAALKNRAREGKSPWKN from the coding sequence ATGCTGAATTGTCTGTCGCGTATAGGTGCGGTCTCTCTCCCGGCGGCACTCCTGGGCGTTTTTTTCCACTTCCACCTTCACGCCTCTCATGCCTCGGCCGAAGCGGGCCCGAAAGAGAAGAACATAGGCTGGGTTATCGGGGTTAAAGGTACAGCCGCGATATCCCACACGGGGGACAATAAAGAGGAGGCGGTCCGGAGCGGCACCGAGCTATACCCGGGAGACCGTCTGGAGACCGGGTTGGGGTCGACCGTAACCGTCCAGTTCAATGACGACTCGGTCCTTACCCTCGCCGCCGGGACGCGGGTCGAGGTAACCGACTGGGTCTACAGCGAGGCCAATAGCGAGAACAGGTCCACCTTCAAGCTCCTCGACGGGCACGTGCGGGGGCTGCTTAACGACCTCTTCGGCAAAGACTCCGAGATGAGCGTCCGGACCCCGACCTCCGTTGTCGTCGTTAGAGGAAGCGACCTCTCGGTATGGATAGAAGACGGGGAGACGGTCGTAGCGGTCAGCGAAGGGGATGGCTACATAAGGCACCGCGGCGGCAAGTTCCCCGGGATAGCGAGGATAAAAGCGGGGTATATGGCGCGCGTACGGAGCGGAGCGCCGATTGAAGAGCCGGTCCTCATCCCGCCCGACGTAAAGAAGCGTGTTACGAAGCTCCGTGTAAAGCGGAATGAAAGGCTCGTAAAGAAGTTCCTTGAAAAGAGGGAGCAGAAGCTCTACCGGGAAAGGGAGAAGATAAGGGCGGCGCTCAAGAATAGGGCGAGGGAAGGTAAATCGCCCTGGAAGAATTGA
- the prmA gene encoding 50S ribosomal protein L11 methyltransferase yields the protein MPGEWIEVVAKGPPASKGEAAALLIASGSPGVLETSKGRTQTLTAYFSGSSLRDIALLRKKAASIGWKLTTSPYTEEDWLVKWRRNLRPLRAGRVLVKPSWSGARRRRGEVVLEIDPGMAFGTGHHATTRLCLKALSAYLGPGGSGRVGGGNVLDVGTGSGILAIAAKKLGAKSAIGIDIDPEALKVARKNARLNNVKVSFSSKAVSEVRGRYRVVVANILAGVLIGLAPDIVRKVGPGGILILSGILKEEAGGVRDAYAELGLCHVKTMRSREWSAVILKREP from the coding sequence GTGCCCGGAGAATGGATCGAAGTCGTCGCAAAGGGACCGCCCGCGAGTAAGGGCGAGGCGGCCGCTCTCCTCATAGCTTCCGGCAGCCCCGGCGTGCTCGAGACGAGTAAAGGCCGCACCCAGACCCTTACCGCCTATTTTTCCGGCAGTTCCTTACGCGACATAGCTCTTTTAAGAAAAAAGGCCGCTTCCATCGGGTGGAAGCTTACCACCTCTCCCTACACCGAAGAGGACTGGCTCGTTAAGTGGAGGAGGAATCTGAGGCCGCTAAGGGCCGGGAGGGTCCTCGTAAAGCCGAGCTGGAGCGGGGCCCGGAGACGGAGGGGCGAGGTCGTTCTGGAGATAGACCCGGGCATGGCCTTCGGCACCGGTCACCACGCAACGACCAGGTTGTGCCTTAAAGCGCTTTCGGCCTACCTCGGTCCCGGGGGTTCGGGGCGCGTCGGGGGCGGCAACGTGCTGGACGTAGGCACGGGCAGCGGGATACTGGCCATCGCCGCGAAGAAGCTCGGGGCAAAGAGCGCCATTGGGATCGATATCGACCCGGAAGCCCTGAAGGTCGCAAGAAAGAACGCGAGACTTAACAACGTAAAGGTTTCGTTTTCCAGCAAAGCGGTAAGTGAGGTCAGGGGCCGTTACCGTGTGGTGGTCGCCAACATCCTCGCGGGCGTACTCATAGGCCTCGCCCCGGATATCGTAAGGAAGGTCGGGCCGGGCGGCATACTGATACTCTCCGGCATATTAAAGGAAGAGGCCGGAGGGGTAAGGGATGCCTACGCGGAGCTCGGGCTTTGTCACGTTAAGACGATGAGGAGTAGAGAGTGGAGCGCGGTCATTCTCAAGAGGGAGCCGTGA
- a CDS encoding glycosyltransferase family 1 protein gives MRVGINALFLLPGKVGGTEIYTRNITRHLLEKDNSNEYVIFINRESAGVFEELASGPNVPPNLLKVVLCPVWAENRPLRILWEQFILPFQVKSHRIDVLLSGGMTAPFLCPAKSALVIYDLQHVNQPRNFSTFHLFFLRTIIYLSAKSSDAIITLAQKGKDDITKHYGVPPEKVSVVHTRVDEKSFFVRSEEEVTAVKRRYDLPDRFILYPAASLPHKNHRRLLQAFKLVRGEGREGDLKLLLVGSRDYGREELERNIRELALEEDVILLGWLPYEDIPPLYSAALALVFPSLHEGFGMPVVEAMACGTPVVCSGIEPMGEVAGDAALFVDPLSPEDIAAGILRVLEDEGLSEGLVKKGFERSRHFSWEVAASKTLSVLQSLAGPGGKEKKGR, from the coding sequence TTGAGGGTCGGAATAAACGCGCTATTCCTGCTCCCGGGCAAGGTCGGGGGCACGGAGATATACACCCGGAACATCACGAGGCACCTTCTCGAAAAGGACAACTCCAACGAATACGTTATCTTCATAAACAGGGAAAGTGCCGGGGTGTTCGAAGAGCTTGCTTCCGGCCCGAACGTCCCCCCGAACCTACTTAAGGTCGTGCTGTGCCCCGTATGGGCCGAAAACAGACCTTTAAGGATACTCTGGGAGCAGTTCATATTGCCCTTCCAGGTGAAAAGCCACCGCATAGACGTGCTGCTCTCGGGCGGCATGACCGCCCCGTTCTTATGCCCGGCAAAGTCCGCCCTCGTCATATACGACCTCCAGCACGTAAACCAACCGCGGAACTTCTCCACGTTTCACCTTTTCTTCCTGAGGACTATCATCTACCTCAGCGCGAAAAGTTCCGATGCCATAATAACGCTGGCCCAGAAAGGGAAAGACGACATCACGAAACACTACGGGGTGCCGCCGGAGAAGGTCTCCGTCGTCCATACCAGGGTGGACGAGAAGAGTTTTTTTGTAAGGAGCGAGGAGGAGGTTACGGCGGTTAAACGGCGCTACGATCTGCCCGACCGTTTCATCCTCTACCCGGCGGCCTCCCTGCCCCACAAAAACCATAGAAGGCTCCTTCAAGCCTTCAAACTGGTACGGGGGGAGGGGAGGGAGGGGGATCTAAAACTCCTACTCGTAGGCAGCCGCGACTACGGTCGTGAAGAACTGGAACGTAATATCCGCGAACTGGCCCTGGAGGAGGACGTTATACTCCTGGGCTGGCTCCCCTACGAGGACATACCCCCCCTCTACTCCGCCGCGCTTGCCCTTGTTTTCCCATCGCTCCACGAGGGGTTCGGTATGCCGGTCGTGGAGGCCATGGCCTGCGGAACCCCGGTCGTCTGCTCGGGGATAGAGCCGATGGGGGAGGTGGCCGGAGATGCCGCCCTTTTCGTCGACCCACTCAGCCCGGAGGATATCGCGGCCGGCATACTGAGGGTGCTCGAAGACGAAGGGCTTAGCGAGGGGCTTGTAAAGAAAGGGTTTGAAAGGTCCCGGCACTTCTCGTGGGAGGTTGCGGCGTCAAAGACCCTTTCCGTGCTGCAGTCCCTGGCAGGGCCGGGGGGCAAAGAGAAAAAGGGCCGGTGA
- a CDS encoding Dabb family protein, with protein sequence MIRHIVLFKMKEGTRAEEREELIEALKGLKAKVPVVKELEVGVDVGGSPRSYDLALSSTFESMEDVGVYSAHPDHIEVVGRINELCEPVVKVDYEF encoded by the coding sequence ATGATACGGCACATCGTTTTGTTCAAGATGAAGGAGGGCACAAGGGCGGAGGAGAGGGAGGAGCTCATAGAGGCGCTTAAGGGTCTTAAAGCGAAGGTCCCGGTGGTGAAGGAGTTGGAAGTCGGAGTGGACGTGGGCGGCTCGCCGCGCTCCTACGACCTGGCGCTATCGAGCACCTTCGAGAGCATGGAGGACGTCGGGGTCTACTCGGCCCACCCGGACCACATAGAAGTGGTCGGGCGCATAAACGAGCTATGCGAGCCTGTGGTAAAGGTGGACTACGAGTTTTAG